One window of the Clostridium sp. MB40-C1 genome contains the following:
- the spoVT gene encoding stage V sporulation protein T, with protein sequence MKATGIVRRIDDLGRVVIPKEIRRTLRIREGDPLEIFTDREGGVILKKYSPIEELSNFSKEYAESLQTTIGHIVLICDKDNILSVSGTSKKEYMDKKISSEIEQIMEERKGANLGEGANKIIPLIDDEEVEGKYSAQVIHPIIAEGDTIGAVIIASKEDNVKFGEVEVKLAETAAAFLGKQME encoded by the coding sequence ATGAAAGCAACAGGTATTGTTAGGCGTATAGACGATTTAGGAAGAGTAGTAATCCCTAAAGAAATTAGAAGAACTCTAAGGATTAGAGAAGGAGATCCTTTAGAAATATTTACCGATAGAGAAGGGGGGGTAATATTAAAAAAGTATTCACCAATAGAAGAATTAAGCAATTTTTCAAAAGAATATGCTGAATCATTACAAACAACAATTGGACACATAGTACTTATTTGTGATAAAGATAATATTTTATCTGTAAGTGGAACTTCTAAGAAAGAATATATGGATAAAAAAATAAGTTCGGAAATTGAACAGATTATGGAAGAAAGAAAAGGAGCTAATCTTGGTGAAGGAGCAAATAAAATAATTCCTTTAATAGATGATGAAGAGGTAGAAGGGAAATACTCTGCACAGGTTATACATCCTATAATTGCTGAAGGAGATACAATAGGTGCTGTTATAATAGCTTCAAAAGAAGACAATGTTAAATTTGGAGAAGTTGAAGTTAAATTAGCAGAAACAGCCGCAGCATTTTTAGGAAAACAAATGGAATAG
- the spoIIE gene encoding stage II sporulation protein E, translating into MQYGADIFPYKRIRKTNKDKKNLKSIEQYDIFNSFAYFIICLLVSRVIMLNLENSMAPFGVAFLIVISLHKKEFFFISVCGTIAGYLSIYNKLSNLPGYLIIIGTIAISAYMLEEKSKNTKLLVIFCTIFSELIASEFWIKSLTFKVAFLFAFLQIISIIPVYFILERSIICINKFKTKHLFSSEEVISMTVVFALVISGTWGISIAKISIMNILALGFILILSYINGSTVGATSGIAIGAITGMCSNNILIYVSVYGLCGFFAGLFKDMGKWLTGTTYIITFLILILYSNIKSEFNFIEVIVASGAFVAIPNEFYTKLNLELDWEKKQEYLNKSIASNIKSLIVNRLDSFSEVLYGMSNTLEELSDNDKLLMKSKSSGLIENLADRVCSNCSMNTTCWKKEIYCTYAAFGELIQNYQEQRRKIMPKEIERKCIKRTLLLKNTQDIVNNYMVKEMWRERQSEGRKILSQQINSMADSFKEIMKEFNCDIKIDTDIEKKLRKILGDQNIKYEDIFCFENKNNRLVIKMTLKACGGTQLCVKKILPFINEVVGKLMCVSDEGCVINPKTSECNITFEEAPRYYIASYANKICKEGEKYSGDSYSFGKILQGNYMCIISDGMGSGPEAGRESKAAVDMVEKFINSGISKIKAVDAVNTIMTLRFPQEEKFSTLDLCDVDLYSGDVNFMKIGSVCSFIKSGTKVEVIRSKTLPIGVLDKVDVDVANKKVKNGDFIIMLSDGVVDYDIDNTGNIDWVLDYLQKNNTNNPKELVDGMINKAKELSGGKVRDDMTAIVSKVYSLY; encoded by the coding sequence ATGCAGTATGGAGCAGATATATTTCCTTACAAAAGGATAAGGAAAACTAATAAAGATAAAAAAAATTTAAAAAGCATTGAGCAATATGATATATTCAATAGTTTTGCTTACTTTATAATATGTTTATTAGTAAGTAGAGTTATTATGCTAAATTTGGAAAATTCAATGGCTCCTTTTGGAGTGGCATTTTTGATAGTTATTTCCCTACATAAAAAGGAATTTTTCTTTATTTCTGTTTGTGGCACTATAGCTGGATACTTATCTATATATAATAAATTAAGTAATTTACCTGGATATTTAATTATAATTGGAACTATAGCTATTTCAGCTTATATGTTAGAAGAAAAATCAAAAAATACAAAGTTATTAGTTATATTTTGCACTATATTTAGTGAGTTAATTGCAAGTGAATTTTGGATAAAGAGCTTAACTTTTAAAGTGGCATTTTTATTTGCATTTCTCCAAATAATCTCTATCATCCCAGTATATTTTATTCTTGAGCGTTCTATAATATGCATAAATAAATTTAAGACAAAACATTTATTTAGTAGTGAAGAAGTTATAAGTATGACTGTTGTATTTGCATTAGTTATATCTGGAACATGGGGCATTAGTATAGCAAAAATTTCTATAATGAATATTTTAGCTTTAGGTTTTATATTAATACTTAGTTATATAAATGGAAGTACAGTGGGAGCCACAAGTGGAATTGCCATTGGAGCAATAACAGGGATGTGTTCTAATAATATACTTATCTATGTAAGTGTCTATGGTTTGTGCGGATTTTTTGCAGGACTTTTTAAAGATATGGGAAAATGGCTGACGGGGACTACATATATAATAACATTCTTAATACTAATACTTTATTCTAATATAAAATCAGAGTTTAATTTTATAGAGGTTATAGTTGCTTCAGGGGCTTTTGTGGCTATACCAAATGAATTCTATACCAAGTTAAATTTAGAGTTGGATTGGGAAAAAAAACAGGAGTATTTGAATAAAAGCATAGCTTCTAACATTAAGAGTTTAATTGTTAATAGATTAGATAGTTTTTCTGAAGTTTTATATGGTATGTCAAATACTCTTGAAGAATTATCAGATAATGATAAGTTATTAATGAAAAGTAAAAGCAGTGGATTAATCGAAAATCTTGCGGATAGGGTCTGCAGTAATTGTAGCATGAATACTACGTGTTGGAAAAAAGAAATATATTGTACTTATGCTGCGTTTGGAGAACTCATACAGAATTATCAAGAGCAAAGAAGAAAAATCATGCCTAAAGAAATAGAAAGAAAGTGTATAAAGAGGACATTACTTTTAAAAAACACTCAAGATATTGTTAATAATTATATGGTAAAAGAAATGTGGAGAGAGAGGCAAAGTGAAGGTAGAAAAATTTTATCTCAACAAATAAATAGTATGGCTGATTCTTTTAAAGAAATAATGAAGGAGTTTAATTGTGATATTAAAATAGATACGGATATTGAGAAAAAGCTTAGAAAGATTTTGGGAGATCAAAATATTAAGTATGAGGATATATTTTGTTTTGAAAATAAAAATAACAGATTAGTAATAAAGATGACTTTAAAAGCTTGTGGAGGTACTCAATTGTGTGTAAAAAAAATATTGCCTTTTATAAATGAAGTTGTAGGTAAACTTATGTGTGTTAGTGACGAGGGGTGTGTTATTAATCCAAAAACAAGTGAATGTAATATCACTTTTGAAGAAGCACCACGATATTATATTGCATCTTATGCTAACAAAATATGTAAGGAAGGGGAAAAATATAGCGGAGACAGTTATAGTTTTGGCAAGATTCTTCAGGGTAATTATATGTGTATTATAAGTGATGGAATGGGCTCAGGACCTGAAGCTGGAAGAGAAAGTAAAGCAGCTGTTGACATGGTAGAAAAATTTATTAATTCAGGTATAAGCAAAATTAAAGCTGTAGATGCAGTTAATACAATAATGACTTTAAGATTTCCCCAAGAGGAAAAGTTCTCAACATTAGACTTATGTGATGTGGATTTGTACTCAGGAGATGTGAATTTTATGAAGATAGGATCTGTTTGTAGTTTTATAAAGTCTGGCACAAAAGTTGAAGTGATAAGATCTAAGACTTTGCCAATAGGGGTTTTGGACAAGGTGGATGTAGATGTAGCAAATAAAAAGGTTAAAAATGGAGATTTTATTATTATGTTAAGTGATGGCGTTGTGGATTATGATATAGATAATACGGGTAATATTGATTGGGTATTAGATTATCTGCAAAAAAACAATACTAATAATCCTAAAGAGCTGGTTGATGGAATGATTAACAAAGCTAAGGAATTGAGTGGAGGTAAAGTTAGAGACGATATGACAGCCATAGTTTCAAAAGTTTATAGCTTGTATTAG
- the yabQ gene encoding spore cortex biosynthesis protein YabQ: MQGYLGRAMIIPMNVQVNIIINSILAGILTGILFDIYRIIRGFENPNVIITLIEDILFWILAGILVFIFLLYNSYVYIGPYLFLYIALGLYIHLKLLSKYFLKAQYKFILVFFKTWRILKNLILYPIELIVYKIIRKNK; encoded by the coding sequence TTGCAAGGTTATTTAGGTAGAGCTATGATTATACCTATGAATGTACAAGTCAATATAATAATTAATAGTATACTTGCAGGAATATTAACGGGGATATTGTTTGATATATATAGAATCATAAGAGGATTTGAGAATCCAAATGTAATTATAACTTTAATTGAAGATATACTATTTTGGATTTTAGCAGGTATATTAGTATTTATATTTCTACTCTACAATAGTTATGTTTATATAGGACCGTATTTGTTTCTATATATTGCATTAGGATTATATATACATTTAAAGCTTCTAAGCAAATACTTTTTAAAAGCTCAATATAAATTTATATTAGTATTTTTTAAAACATGGAGAATTCTAAAGAATTTAATTCTTTATCCAATAGAATTAATAGTATATAAGATTATTCGTAAAAATAAATAA
- the tilS gene encoding tRNA lysidine(34) synthetase TilS, protein MIEKIMDTIKQNKMFKQGDKVIVGVSGGPDSICLLHVLYTLKEELRITLAAAHINHCLRGEEANKDEEYVKEFCNKLGIECFVKKVDVHKISKEKGISCEMAGREVRYEFFEEILKNIKGEKIAIAHNANDQAETVLMRIMRGTGLEGLVGIKAVRDEIYVRPILNVSRKEIEDYCEVNKLNPRIDKTNLENIFTRNKIRLELIPYIQQNFNKDIIEVLNRMSDTIRIDNEYINKVSIEVYRKYCKKLKNKVIIYKEAFQENEAIVTRIIRIALNEVKGDLRNFEKVHICDIIDIQKKSTGKVITLPNSIEVLNNYGDISLHIKKEVNLINDREYPLEINKKNYLEDLALNVSLKVYTNKKCLDSKKNNLIKYFDYDKIDGDIKLRYRKNGDKFTPLGMKGNKKLKDLFMDLKIPKDERNNIPLICFKEEIAWIVDYRVSDKFKIDENTKNILQIKIEGEE, encoded by the coding sequence TTGATAGAAAAGATTATGGATACTATAAAACAAAATAAAATGTTTAAACAAGGAGACAAAGTTATAGTAGGTGTTTCTGGAGGACCAGATTCTATTTGTCTTTTGCATGTATTGTATACTTTAAAAGAAGAACTTAGAATTACACTTGCTGCAGCACATATTAATCATTGTTTAAGAGGAGAGGAAGCGAATAAAGACGAAGAGTATGTAAAGGAATTTTGTAATAAACTAGGTATAGAATGTTTTGTGAAAAAAGTAGATGTACATAAGATATCTAAAGAAAAGGGTATTTCTTGTGAAATGGCTGGACGAGAAGTTAGATATGAATTTTTTGAAGAAATTTTAAAGAATATAAAGGGTGAAAAAATAGCTATAGCTCATAATGCCAATGATCAAGCTGAAACTGTACTCATGAGAATAATGAGAGGAACAGGATTAGAAGGGTTGGTTGGAATTAAGGCTGTACGAGATGAAATTTATGTAAGACCTATATTAAATGTGAGCAGAAAAGAAATTGAAGATTACTGTGAAGTTAATAAGCTAAATCCTAGAATTGATAAAACTAATTTAGAAAATATATTTACTAGAAATAAGATTAGGCTTGAGTTGATTCCGTATATCCAACAGAATTTTAATAAAGACATAATTGAAGTCTTAAATAGAATGTCAGATACTATCAGGATAGATAATGAGTATATAAATAAAGTTTCAATAGAAGTATATAGAAAATATTGTAAAAAACTAAAAAATAAGGTTATAATATATAAAGAAGCTTTCCAAGAAAACGAAGCTATAGTAACTAGGATTATTAGAATTGCGTTAAATGAGGTAAAGGGTGATTTACGCAATTTTGAAAAGGTACATATTTGTGATATCATAGATATTCAAAAAAAATCTACAGGTAAAGTTATTACGCTTCCTAATAGTATAGAAGTTCTTAATAATTATGGAGATATAAGTTTACATATAAAAAAAGAAGTGAATTTAATTAATGATAGAGAATATCCATTGGAAATTAATAAAAAAAATTATTTAGAGGATTTAGCTTTAAACGTTAGTTTAAAAGTCTATACTAATAAAAAATGTTTAGATTCAAAAAAAAATAATTTAATTAAGTATTTTGATTATGATAAAATAGATGGAGATATAAAATTAAGATATAGGAAAAATGGGGATAAGTTTACTCCACTGGGAATGAAGGGAAATAAAAAATTAAAAGATTTATTTATGGACTTAAAAATTCCAAAGGATGAAAGAAACAATATTCCTCTTATTTGTTTTAAAGAAGAGATAGCATGGATAGTAGATTATAGAGTAAGTGATAAATTTAAAATAGATGAAAATACAAAAAATATTTTGCAAATAAAAATTGAGGGAGAGGAATAA
- a CDS encoding polysaccharide biosynthesis protein: protein MKKQSLLRGTFILGFAGIFSRALGMLFRIPLTILIGDEGIGYYQMAYPLYMLFIAGASGVPLAMSKMISEKNAKGDDVGVIQILKQALLLMVIFGITISLIMFTFSNVFIKLFRWHKNSYYSLIALATAPVFIAIMNVFRGFFQGLQNMTPTAISQILEQIARVIVGIGLAVMLLPKGIQYAAGGATLGAAAGGILGTLYLISRYKKIRFKMGISDVKYNHDIMEDLIRLAVPISIGACAGTIMNVIDTIIVPQNLLKAGYTAKESAILYGQLTGKAAVLVNVPLTLSAALCAVIVPIISEAYLLNDKHKLNRNILSSIKISLVVALPSLLGLYFLAWPILNLIFSGQVSGHEILKYSSLSIPFIILAQTTTVILQATTSKKLPVINLFIGCIVKIIVSNILIPIPNVNIYGAIAGTFCAYGTATVLNIRLLKKSLNIRMNLYESLIKPAYASMIMIVTVVFIYVKIYKYTLNNSISCLIAVLIGIIIYMILVLAFKVMNFKELIGKRGRK from the coding sequence TTGAAAAAACAATCATTATTGAGAGGAACATTTATTTTAGGTTTTGCAGGAATATTCTCTAGAGCACTAGGAATGCTGTTTAGAATTCCTTTAACGATTTTAATCGGGGATGAGGGGATTGGATATTATCAGATGGCATATCCGCTATATATGCTTTTTATAGCAGGGGCATCGGGAGTGCCGCTTGCTATGTCAAAAATGATATCTGAAAAAAACGCAAAAGGGGATGATGTGGGGGTAATTCAAATTCTTAAACAAGCGCTTTTATTAATGGTTATATTTGGAATAACTATAAGTTTAATAATGTTTACATTCTCTAATGTATTCATTAAGCTTTTTAGATGGCATAAAAATTCATATTATTCTTTGATAGCTCTTGCTACTGCACCAGTTTTTATTGCTATTATGAATGTATTTAGGGGGTTCTTTCAGGGACTTCAAAATATGACACCTACAGCTATTTCTCAAATTTTAGAACAAATTGCAAGAGTAATCGTAGGAATTGGACTTGCTGTTATGCTTCTCCCAAAAGGAATTCAATACGCTGCAGGAGGAGCCACATTAGGAGCAGCTGCAGGTGGAATTCTAGGAACATTATATTTAATAAGTAGATATAAAAAAATAAGGTTTAAGATGGGAATTAGTGATGTTAAATATAACCATGATATTATGGAGGATTTGATAAGACTTGCTGTTCCAATCTCTATAGGAGCTTGTGCAGGTACAATTATGAATGTAATAGATACAATTATTGTACCACAGAATCTTCTTAAAGCAGGATATACAGCAAAGGAATCGGCTATATTATATGGACAACTTACAGGTAAAGCTGCAGTCCTTGTAAATGTACCTTTGACATTATCAGCTGCATTATGTGCTGTAATTGTACCTATAATTTCTGAGGCCTACTTATTAAATGACAAGCATAAATTAAATAGAAATATTTTGTCTTCTATAAAAATATCTTTAGTAGTTGCATTACCTTCTTTGTTAGGATTATACTTTTTAGCATGGCCTATACTGAACCTTATATTTAGTGGACAGGTATCAGGACATGAAATATTAAAATATTCTTCACTATCAATCCCATTTATTATATTAGCTCAGACAACAACTGTTATATTACAAGCAACTACATCAAAAAAACTTCCTGTTATTAATCTATTTATAGGGTGTATAGTGAAAATAATTGTAAGTAATATATTGATACCTATACCAAATGTGAATATCTATGGTGCTATCGCAGGAACTTTTTGTGCTTATGGTACAGCTACTGTGTTAAATATTAGGCTTCTAAAAAAGAGTTTAAATATAAGGATGAATTTATACGAAAGTTTAATTAAACCTGCCTATGCTTCTATGATAATGATAGTTACGGTAGTTTTTATATACGTTAAGATATATAAGTATACTTTAAATAATTCTATTTCTTGTTTAATTGCGGTACTTATAGGTATAATAATATATATGATTCTAGTTTTAGCATTTAAAGTAATGAATTTTAAAGAACTTATAGGTAAGAGGGGTAGGAAATGA
- the mazG gene encoding nucleoside triphosphate pyrophosphohydrolase — translation MIKVVGLGPGSVEALTIGTLEALKDSNNVYLRTDKHPNIDHLKKIGVEFKSYDYVYEKASNFDDVYEFIAQDLLDNYKICGELVYAVPGNPFKGEKSVEILVKLCEEQDIDIDILPAVSFVDAMVESLKVDPFDGLKIIDSFDIKNQILDKRVGIIVAQVYNKFIASEVKLALLEYYNDETEIYFVRAAGVKDVESIRKIKIYELDRQEDIDHLTSIYIPKNAEATKDFYDLLDIMDTLRGENGCPWDKEQTHLSLKKCLIEECYEVLEAIDEEDEDKIIEELGDVLLQVVFHAQIGKEDGYFNVNDIVQGICTKLIQRHPHVFGKITVGNSSEVLVNWDKIKKIEKGFDKYTDELKHVPKNLPALMRADKVQKKAAKVGFDWNDVKPAMNKVIEELNEIKQVYKTQNKEKIAGEIGDLIFSSVNIARLLDIDPELALNYTIDKFINRFEYIEKSALKDGKKLEEMSLNEMDELWEESKTK, via the coding sequence ATGATAAAGGTTGTTGGATTGGGGCCAGGAAGTGTAGAAGCACTTACAATTGGGACTTTAGAAGCATTAAAGGATAGTAATAATGTGTATTTGAGAACAGACAAACATCCCAATATTGATCATTTGAAAAAAATTGGAGTAGAGTTTAAATCTTATGATTATGTCTATGAAAAAGCAAGCAATTTTGATGATGTATATGAGTTTATTGCTCAAGATTTATTGGATAATTACAAAATATGTGGTGAACTTGTATATGCAGTGCCAGGAAATCCTTTCAAAGGAGAAAAGTCTGTTGAAATATTAGTAAAGCTTTGTGAAGAACAAGATATAGATATAGATATTTTGCCGGCAGTTAGTTTTGTAGATGCTATGGTTGAAAGTTTAAAAGTGGATCCATTTGATGGATTAAAGATAATAGATTCTTTTGATATTAAAAATCAAATTTTAGATAAAAGAGTTGGAATAATAGTAGCACAAGTTTATAATAAGTTTATAGCATCAGAGGTTAAGTTAGCTTTATTAGAATATTATAATGATGAAACAGAAATATACTTTGTAAGAGCAGCAGGTGTTAAAGATGTTGAAAGTATTAGAAAGATAAAAATTTATGAACTTGATAGACAAGAAGACATTGATCATCTAACATCCATATATATACCCAAAAATGCAGAAGCTACAAAAGATTTTTATGATTTATTGGACATAATGGATACTCTAAGGGGAGAAAATGGATGCCCATGGGATAAAGAACAAACTCATTTATCATTAAAAAAGTGTTTAATAGAGGAATGTTATGAGGTCTTAGAGGCAATTGATGAAGAAGATGAGGATAAAATAATAGAAGAGTTAGGTGATGTCCTTCTTCAAGTTGTATTTCATGCACAAATAGGAAAAGAAGATGGATATTTCAATGTAAATGATATTGTACAAGGAATTTGCACTAAGCTAATTCAAAGACATCCTCATGTATTTGGAAAAATTACTGTTGGCAATTCTAGTGAAGTTTTGGTAAACTGGGATAAAATAAAGAAAATAGAAAAAGGGTTCGATAAATACACTGATGAGTTAAAACATGTACCTAAAAATTTGCCTGCTTTAATGAGAGCAGATAAGGTTCAAAAGAAAGCTGCTAAAGTTGGGTTTGATTGGAATGATGTTAAACCAGCTATGAATAAAGTAATTGAAGAATTAAATGAGATAAAACAGGTATATAAAACCCAAAACAAGGAAAAAATAGCAGGTGAAATAGGAGATTTAATATTTAGTAGTGTAAATATCGCAAGATTGCTTGACATTGACCCTGAGCTTGCATTAAATTATACTATAGACAAATTTATTAATAGATTTGAATACATAGAAAAAAGTGCTTTAAAAGATGGAAAAAAATTAGAAGAAATGTCTTTGAATGAAATGGATGAATTGTGGGAAGAATCAAAGACAAAATAA
- the yabP gene encoding sporulation protein YabP yields the protein METKKESGEGKKSNLTLEDRKRMVLSGVLEVISFDDKCIALDTTLGTLTVKGQELKMNKLDVQNGDIIILGQINSCVYTTTESKKDKESIIARLFR from the coding sequence ATGGAGACAAAAAAAGAAAGTGGAGAAGGTAAAAAGAGTAATTTAACTCTTGAAGATAGAAAAAGAATGGTATTGTCAGGTGTATTAGAAGTAATATCTTTTGATGATAAGTGCATAGCATTAGATACAACTCTTGGCACATTAACGGTTAAAGGACAAGAATTAAAAATGAATAAATTAGATGTGCAAAATGGAGATATTATAATACTAGGTCAAATAAATTCCTGTGTGTATACTACTACTGAAAGTAAAAAAGATAAAGAAAGTATAATTGCAAGGTTATTTAGGTAG
- a CDS encoding S1 domain-containing RNA-binding protein — MALQVGSILEGTVVNITKFGAFIEVEGKTGLVHISEVADTYVKDISQHLKEKDKVKVKVISVDDSGRLSLSIKQAMIKKKSSKPVEIDWSKEKSKVNNDNFEDAISKFLKESEERFQDLKKHQNVKGNKYSKKG, encoded by the coding sequence ATGGCCTTACAGGTAGGAAGTATTTTAGAAGGGACAGTAGTAAATATCACTAAATTTGGAGCATTTATAGAAGTGGAGGGAAAGACAGGGTTAGTACACATATCTGAAGTTGCAGACACATATGTTAAAGATATAAGTCAGCATCTTAAGGAAAAAGATAAGGTTAAGGTTAAAGTGATTTCTGTAGATGATAGTGGAAGACTAAGTTTATCAATAAAACAAGCAATGATAAAGAAAAAGTCTTCAAAACCAGTAGAAATTGATTGGAGCAAAGAAAAGTCTAAAGTTAATAATGATAATTTCGAAGATGCAATTTCTAAATTTCTAAAGGAAAGTGAAGAAAGATTTCAAGATTTGAAAAAGCATCAAAACGTTAAAGGAAATAAATATTCTAAAAAAGGTTGA
- a CDS encoding peptidylprolyl isomerase, whose product MKNIRKIVACAAIFVFSVSTIGCKMIEKTPEAIAKTVVAKVGDKNITRGELDKNYQTVMMIEQAKQKYGEKYYENEEAKDLLKQQKSQVLNGMAMEEAVLQEAEKAKAVPKEEDLNKEIQKKIDEFKKSQNIKDDKAYQESLKQNKLTPDEFKTLIKKNIIIEKYHNQIVKAIKVEDKEMQDYYNKLKDKYPAKETEPTKVHLAHILVETEEKAKEVKAKLDKGEDFAKLAKEYGTDGTKENGGDLGTVVVPEGKMDDDFMAGAMKLKDGQISAPVKTQWGYHFIKMIKREDKPAKAFAQAKEQIRKDLTEKKTEDVWNKKLKEIKDNAKIKIYEDKLV is encoded by the coding sequence GTGAAGAATATAAGAAAAATAGTTGCTTGTGCAGCCATATTTGTTTTTTCAGTATCAACAATAGGATGTAAAATGATAGAAAAGACTCCAGAAGCTATAGCTAAAACTGTAGTTGCTAAAGTGGGAGATAAAAACATAACAAGAGGAGAACTAGATAAAAATTACCAAACGGTAATGATGATTGAACAAGCTAAGCAAAAATATGGAGAAAAATATTATGAAAATGAAGAAGCAAAAGATCTATTGAAACAGCAAAAATCTCAAGTGCTAAATGGAATGGCAATGGAAGAAGCTGTACTACAAGAAGCTGAAAAAGCAAAAGCGGTACCTAAAGAAGAAGATTTGAACAAAGAGATTCAAAAGAAAATAGATGAATTTAAGAAAAGTCAAAATATTAAGGATGATAAGGCTTATCAAGAGTCGTTAAAGCAAAATAAATTAACACCTGATGAGTTTAAGACTTTAATTAAAAAAAATATTATAATTGAGAAATACCATAATCAAATTGTAAAAGCCATAAAAGTTGAAGATAAAGAAATGCAAGATTATTATAATAAATTAAAAGATAAGTATCCTGCTAAAGAAACTGAACCTACTAAAGTACATTTAGCACATATACTTGTTGAAACAGAAGAAAAAGCTAAAGAAGTTAAAGCAAAATTAGATAAAGGTGAAGATTTTGCGAAACTTGCCAAAGAGTATGGAACAGATGGTACTAAGGAAAATGGTGGAGACTTAGGTACTGTAGTAGTTCCAGAAGGAAAAATGGATGATGATTTCATGGCAGGTGCTATGAAACTTAAAGATGGTCAGATATCAGCTCCAGTTAAAACTCAATGGGGATATCATTTCATTAAAATGATAAAGAGAGAAGATAAACCTGCAAAAGCATTTGCTCAAGCAAAAGAGCAAATAAGAAAAGATTTAACAGAAAAGAAGACAGAAGATGTATGGAATAAGAAATTAAAAGAAATAAAAGATAATGCAAAAATTAAAATATATGAAGATAAACTAGTTTAA
- a CDS encoding RNA-binding S4 domain-containing protein: protein MRLDKYLKVSRIIKRRTIAKEACESGRVFINDKVAKPSTEVNENDIIEVKFANRSLKAKIVNIAQHVAKADAKEMYEIISGEQDQ, encoded by the coding sequence ATGAGATTAGACAAGTATCTGAAAGTTTCAAGAATAATCAAGAGAAGAACTATTGCAAAAGAAGCTTGCGAAAGTGGTAGAGTTTTTATTAATGATAAAGTTGCTAAACCAAGTACAGAAGTTAATGAGAATGATATAATAGAGGTTAAATTTGCAAACCGTTCATTAAAAGCAAAAATCGTAAATATAGCTCAGCATGTAGCTAAAGCTGATGCAAAAGAGATGTATGAGATAATATCTGGAGAACAAGACCAATAA
- a CDS encoding HU family DNA-binding protein, producing the protein MNKAELIASMSEKTQLTKKDAEAALKAFIESVEEALGKGEKVQLIGFGTFETRERAERKGRNPRTKEEIVIPASTVPVFKAGKEFKDIVNNK; encoded by the coding sequence GTGAATAAAGCAGAATTAATTGCAAGTATGTCAGAAAAAACTCAATTAACTAAAAAGGATGCAGAGGCAGCTTTAAAGGCATTCATAGAAAGTGTTGAAGAAGCTTTAGGAAAAGGTGAAAAAGTTCAATTAATTGGATTTGGTACTTTCGAAACTCGTGAAAGAGCAGAAAGAAAAGGAAGAAACCCAAGAACTAAGGAAGAAATAGTTATACCAGCATCAACAGTTCCTGTATTTAAAGCTGGTAAAGAATTTAAAGATATAGTTAATAATAAATAA
- a CDS encoding septum formation initiator family protein — MRKKFKFKNILICCVLIYIGYTLVSQQLTIRNKKTQLDKLNIELKEATKENQSLLDKTKMSKTYRYVEKLARERLDYIKQGENAVMQKQD; from the coding sequence ATGAGGAAAAAGTTTAAGTTTAAAAACATATTGATTTGTTGTGTATTAATTTACATTGGCTACACATTAGTAAGTCAGCAATTAACGATAAGAAATAAGAAAACTCAATTAGATAAACTTAATATTGAATTAAAAGAAGCAACCAAAGAGAATCAAAGCTTGTTAGATAAAACTAAAATGTCTAAGACTTACAGATATGTGGAGAAGCTAGCAAGGGAAAGGCTTGATTATATAAAACAAGGAGAAAATGCTGTTATGCAAAAACAAGATTAG